One genomic window of Polynucleobacter sp. HIN11 includes the following:
- a CDS encoding AAA family ATPase, with protein sequence MEFEIPETLANTLLGMIDGDTLLAKRLSEYGLSRGKRVVSSRLFDATSLNTLYGLCRTADERELMFQMIALDNIHAAPAARKIPSLEHLIPGLIAWLSRDMIDGWLYKLGKDGVLLPWLVHSMRYVQPVDGAAYVIIGLLANTLQAADREPINDPRLRRTGMTNSITFYAEDIQDCTIPELMTGYGYFKECVEFKNEYETHLKHFMQMQPKFGAQFTVSGTVWMSSEGSRPQLECLRLQAGTTARCVNDEELLERHFDTTADAIFWRASGISEGFERIPQHCYLHLFHLDYHRSIWAHVQNVKAYRYKPELRDKLVLPNAHRNLIDILTADRNFLMEDIVEGKSGGTTILCKGAPGLGKTLTAEVYAEVVKKPLYRVHSGQLGVTASSVEANLSKILRRAARWDSVLLLDEADVYIRRRDNDLEHNAIVAEFLRTLEYFNGLLFMTTNRVADIDDAVLSRCIAIIQFETPTQEQAKQLWKSLAQQFNTELSDDLVERLIVTYPAASGRDIKELLKLTLKFCKGRNLLLNEDAFAQCAAFRSISKSV encoded by the coding sequence ATGGAATTCGAAATACCAGAAACCCTAGCCAATACGCTTCTTGGAATGATCGATGGGGATACGCTCCTCGCGAAGCGGCTTAGCGAGTACGGCCTTTCCCGTGGTAAACGTGTGGTATCCAGCCGTCTTTTCGATGCCACTTCATTGAACACGCTCTACGGCCTGTGCCGCACGGCCGACGAGCGTGAGCTGATGTTCCAAATGATTGCGCTGGACAATATCCATGCTGCGCCGGCTGCCCGAAAAATCCCAAGCTTGGAGCATCTGATCCCTGGTCTGATCGCTTGGCTGTCGCGCGACATGATCGATGGCTGGCTCTACAAACTTGGCAAGGATGGTGTGTTGCTGCCCTGGCTCGTCCATTCGATGCGCTATGTACAGCCTGTCGATGGCGCAGCTTACGTCATCATCGGCCTTCTGGCGAATACCTTGCAGGCCGCAGATCGTGAGCCAATTAACGATCCGAGGTTAAGGCGCACCGGCATGACCAACAGTATCACCTTTTACGCCGAAGATATTCAGGATTGCACGATTCCTGAATTGATGACGGGCTATGGTTACTTCAAAGAATGTGTGGAATTCAAAAACGAATACGAGACACACTTGAAACATTTCATGCAAATGCAACCGAAGTTTGGTGCGCAATTTACTGTTTCTGGCACTGTCTGGATGTCGAGCGAAGGGTCTCGTCCACAACTCGAATGCCTGAGGCTGCAGGCCGGTACAACAGCTCGATGCGTCAATGATGAAGAGCTACTGGAACGCCACTTCGATACCACCGCTGACGCAATCTTCTGGCGAGCAAGCGGCATTAGCGAGGGTTTTGAGAGGATTCCCCAGCATTGCTATCTACACCTATTTCACCTGGATTACCACCGCAGCATATGGGCTCATGTGCAAAATGTGAAGGCTTATCGTTATAAGCCAGAATTGCGTGACAAGCTCGTTCTGCCAAATGCTCATCGCAACTTGATTGATATCTTGACCGCTGATCGTAACTTCCTAATGGAAGACATTGTCGAGGGTAAGTCAGGCGGGACAACCATTCTGTGTAAAGGGGCGCCTGGGCTTGGCAAGACGCTGACAGCAGAGGTCTATGCCGAAGTGGTCAAAAAACCGTTATACCGTGTACATTCTGGTCAACTCGGGGTGACGGCAAGCTCAGTGGAGGCTAACCTTTCGAAAATCCTGCGGCGTGCTGCGCGCTGGGATTCGGTGCTATTGCTCGACGAGGCTGACGTCTACATTCGCCGCCGCGACAATGATCTGGAGCATAACGCCATCGTGGCCGAGTTTCTGCGGACCCTCGAGTACTTCAACGGTTTGCTGTTCATGACCACCAACCGCGTAGCCGATATTGATGATGCTGTCCTATCGCGCTGCATCGCTATCATCCAGTTCGAGACGCCGACACAAGAGCAGGCGAAACAATTATGGAAATCGCTCGCGCAGCAGTTCAACACCGAGCTGTCTGATGACCTAGTTGAGCGCTTGATAGTAACTTACCCAGCTGCCAGCGGCCGCGATATCAAGGAGTTGCTCAAGCTGACGCTCAAATTCTGCAAGGGTAGGAATTTGTTACTGAACGAAGATGCATTTGCTCAGTGCGCGGCTTTTCGCAGTATCAGCAAATCCGTCTAA
- a CDS encoding alpha/beta hydrolase, which translates to MATFDTSLLGDLLLGRLSFRPGTVPDRQALPAGRHNLGIASERDAVLIVPEDLQPGVPVALLVMFHGAGGSADKVLPFLIEHARQHGFLLLLPQSQFPTWDLVVGGNGPDLERLDKALHEVASRFSINPSHLGFAGFSDGGSYALSLGLTNGDFVSHVIVFSGGFMSALQQNGAPRIFIAHGLEDEQLSIETSARPHVTKLKAAGYDVTSLEFKGPHRIEPPVVALAIDFFLKPT; encoded by the coding sequence ATGGCAACGTTTGACACATCCCTCCTTGGAGATTTGCTGCTGGGCCGGCTCAGTTTTCGGCCTGGTACTGTGCCTGACAGGCAAGCCTTGCCCGCTGGTCGTCACAACCTGGGTATTGCTAGCGAGCGCGATGCAGTATTGATCGTGCCGGAAGATCTCCAGCCTGGAGTTCCAGTTGCTCTGCTTGTGATGTTTCATGGTGCTGGTGGCAGCGCTGATAAAGTGTTGCCATTTTTGATCGAGCATGCGCGTCAGCATGGCTTTTTACTTCTGCTGCCGCAGTCTCAGTTTCCGACTTGGGATTTGGTTGTGGGTGGTAATGGCCCAGACCTAGAGCGGCTAGACAAAGCATTGCACGAAGTAGCCTCACGTTTTTCTATTAATCCATCCCACTTGGGATTTGCTGGGTTTTCAGACGGAGGCAGCTATGCACTGTCACTAGGTCTGACCAATGGCGACTTTGTAAGTCATGTGATCGTATTTTCTGGAGGCTTTATGTCGGCCCTTCAACAAAATGGCGCACCCCGCATTTTCATCGCCCACGGTTTGGAAGATGAGCAATTGTCAATTGAAACTAGTGCACGTCCTCACGTAACCAAACTTAAAGCCGCAGGTTATGACGTAACTTCTTTAGAATTCAAAGGCCCGCACCGCATCGAGCCACCAGTAGTTGCCTTGGCGATTGATTTCTTCCTGAAACCGACGTAA
- a CDS encoding c-type cytochrome, whose translation MVLRLDCNVMLVRYKNINKIGVLRIFLGLLVSGIFSGCTYFNSTPPISTLENPSRSRTIGDYPVSGKVLAVQICSSCHGLDGYSNTPIMPNLAGQQKEYLINQLNDYRDQTRRNEYGVMYMWGMARGLSDSQINELAEYFSQLKIKPQKTTYTSESITRGKEIFEKGIPQQSVLQCNSCHGNEGQGQGSIPRIAGQKAFYNQKQLNLWKNPDQKRFMEIGGTTWSAKTIHFERPRGNLMQMISKGLSDSDIKAVTEYLETMN comes from the coding sequence ATGGTTTTACGTTTGGATTGCAATGTGATGTTAGTGAGATACAAAAACATTAACAAAATTGGTGTCTTAAGGATATTCCTTGGTTTACTGGTATCTGGAATATTTTCAGGCTGTACATACTTCAATTCGACCCCCCCTATAAGTACTCTTGAAAACCCATCACGGAGTAGAACCATTGGTGATTATCCAGTTTCTGGAAAAGTTCTTGCCGTTCAGATTTGCTCATCTTGTCATGGGCTTGATGGCTACTCAAACACTCCGATCATGCCCAATCTTGCTGGACAGCAAAAAGAGTATTTAATAAATCAATTAAATGATTATCGAGATCAGACTCGTCGAAATGAATATGGCGTGATGTATATGTGGGGCATGGCTAGAGGACTATCCGACTCACAAATTAATGAGCTTGCTGAGTACTTTTCTCAATTAAAGATTAAACCTCAGAAGACCACTTATACATCTGAGTCGATAACTCGAGGAAAAGAAATTTTCGAAAAGGGAATACCCCAGCAATCTGTTTTACAGTGCAATTCCTGTCATGGCAATGAAGGTCAGGGACAAGGCTCAATACCTCGAATTGCTGGTCAGAAAGCTTTCTATAACCAAAAACAGCTTAACCTTTGGAAAAATCCTGATCAAAAAAGATTTATGGAAATTGGCGGCACAACATGGTCGGCGAAAACTATTCACTTTGAACGTCCGCGAGGCAATCTCATGCAAATGATTTCAAAAGGACTGTCTGATAGTGATATAAAAGCAGTTACTGAATATCTTGAAACAATGAATTAA
- a CDS encoding cytochrome C, giving the protein MFLKFKFFAFFIILFSIAESSNAIPLFSRQTGQNCVSCHAGGQYPELTPYGRYFKLTGYTLGTRQDLPISIQFVGGAATSTNGNNGTGQTQQSGKLEPNYLFLNVGGKIFDNFGAFSQWYYAFDEQTSGGGSVKNQNSFAADVQDWRYADRFVGGDGIIKDIIWGASLNNYAGVTDVWNSSPMWMYPYMGSNRNSSTYGLPFNTKLSAYGINAPGYGVYAYINNNFYGELNLYQSGGSGLLSWMTYPASNSNPNNAPTYLQGLNPYFRFAYQSNERNGHNWMIGFLGSNINQYQSCSTVANSAQFTGNIPSCLAINSPALGSGTVQYQDRAVDGQYQYLVDPHTVTAQARFTQENITDANNILYSNTNNNLNSLIAKISYVYKATYGAGLGYLSVSGSADARYGTNAISGANLQPNSVAWMPSIWYQPLQNIRITYTYTAFTQFNGGNKNYNGLGTNASANNASWFYVWIAM; this is encoded by the coding sequence ATGTTTCTTAAATTCAAATTTTTTGCGTTTTTTATTATTTTATTTAGCATTGCTGAATCTAGCAACGCAATACCGCTCTTCTCGAGACAAACGGGTCAGAACTGCGTCTCATGCCATGCTGGCGGTCAATATCCTGAACTAACCCCTTATGGTAGATATTTTAAGCTCACCGGTTACACGTTGGGAACCCGTCAAGATTTACCCATTTCGATTCAATTTGTTGGTGGTGCTGCTACCAGTACCAATGGTAATAATGGCACTGGGCAGACTCAGCAAAGTGGCAAACTAGAACCAAATTATCTTTTTCTTAATGTAGGTGGTAAGATTTTCGATAACTTCGGTGCTTTTAGTCAGTGGTACTACGCATTTGATGAGCAAACTAGTGGTGGAGGCTCAGTCAAAAATCAAAACAGTTTTGCTGCCGATGTTCAGGATTGGCGTTATGCTGACCGCTTTGTGGGTGGCGATGGCATCATTAAAGATATTATTTGGGGTGCCTCACTTAATAATTATGCGGGCGTTACTGATGTCTGGAATTCTTCTCCAATGTGGATGTATCCCTACATGGGCTCTAACAGAAACTCGTCAACATATGGACTTCCCTTCAACACCAAACTAAGCGCTTATGGCATCAACGCTCCCGGCTATGGTGTTTATGCATATATTAATAATAATTTTTATGGTGAACTTAACCTATATCAATCAGGTGGTTCGGGACTATTGTCTTGGATGACTTACCCCGCATCAAATAGCAATCCGAATAACGCACCAACATACCTTCAAGGACTTAATCCTTATTTTCGGTTTGCCTATCAAAGTAATGAGCGAAATGGCCACAATTGGATGATTGGATTTCTTGGATCGAATATTAATCAATATCAAAGCTGCTCGACCGTTGCCAATAGCGCTCAATTCACTGGCAACATTCCATCGTGCTTGGCAATAAACTCGCCCGCTCTGGGCTCAGGCACTGTGCAATATCAGGATCGAGCAGTTGATGGGCAGTATCAATACTTAGTGGATCCTCATACTGTTACTGCGCAAGCCCGCTTTACTCAAGAAAATATCACTGATGCAAACAATATTCTTTACAGCAATACAAATAACAATCTCAATTCATTGATTGCTAAAATCAGCTATGTCTACAAAGCAACTTATGGTGCTGGCCTTGGCTACTTAAGTGTTTCTGGTTCAGCAGATGCTCGATATGGAACGAATGCCATTAGCGGTGCAAACTTACAGCCAAACTCAGTCGCCTGGATGCCATCTATTTGGTATCAACCACTCCAAAATATCCGAATTACCTATACGTATACAGCATTTACTCAGTTTAATGGTGGCAATAAAAACTACAACGGATTAGGCACCAACGCAAGCGCAAATAACGCATCATGGTTTTACGTTTGGATTGCAATGTGA
- a CDS encoding DMT family transporter: MQSGFYLSIILASLGAILFAAKAIVVKFSYQYGATADVVLTLRMVFSLPIFWLAVWWNQRATSPQPLIRKDVIKVCAIGLLGYFLSSYLDFLGLHYISAGLERVILYLTPAIVLVLSKFFLKKEIVRRQYWAMVVAYLGIVMVFMHDIQLNEHGAVVLGSILVFLAAVVYSIYLIFAGELVGRVGSIRLVALASASATVATCIQSLVLGADQLFVQQPEVYYFALVNALFCTFMPMLFIMMAVNRIGSSLTAQAGTIGPVGTAFLGWYFLSEPVSTLQLAGIVVVLIGIAILLSIGNKPNQNPTPTE; encoded by the coding sequence GTGCAGTCAGGCTTTTACCTCTCCATCATTCTTGCCAGTCTAGGAGCCATCCTATTTGCTGCTAAAGCAATTGTGGTGAAATTTTCTTACCAATATGGTGCGACTGCGGATGTCGTTTTGACACTCCGCATGGTGTTTTCACTCCCCATCTTTTGGCTAGCAGTTTGGTGGAACCAGAGAGCCACATCGCCGCAGCCTCTCATTAGGAAAGATGTAATTAAAGTCTGTGCGATTGGCTTATTAGGCTATTTTTTATCGAGCTATCTAGACTTTTTAGGATTGCATTACATCTCAGCAGGCTTAGAGAGGGTCATTTTGTACTTGACCCCAGCCATTGTTTTAGTGCTTTCAAAATTCTTTCTTAAAAAAGAGATTGTTCGCAGGCAATATTGGGCAATGGTCGTTGCTTATTTAGGAATTGTGATGGTATTTATGCACGATATTCAATTGAATGAGCATGGCGCCGTTGTCTTGGGCAGTATTTTGGTCTTTCTAGCGGCTGTGGTTTATTCGATCTACTTAATTTTTGCGGGTGAGCTAGTCGGTCGTGTAGGCAGCATCAGACTGGTTGCGCTTGCAAGTGCATCAGCCACGGTCGCAACCTGTATTCAATCCCTCGTTCTGGGGGCCGATCAACTTTTTGTACAACAGCCCGAGGTGTATTACTTTGCTCTCGTCAATGCCTTGTTTTGTACCTTCATGCCCATGCTCTTTATCATGATGGCCGTCAATCGTATTGGCTCAAGCTTGACCGCTCAGGCAGGCACCATTGGCCCGGTGGGAACGGCATTCTTGGGTTGGTATTTCTTGAGTGAGCCTGTGAGCACATTACAGCTTGCTGGTATTGTGGTTGTACTAATTGGTATTGCGATCTTGCTATCGATTGGCAACAAGCCCAATCAAAATCCAACCCCAACGGAGTAG
- a CDS encoding ABC transporter ATP-binding protein: protein MNSNPALISLENIAIEFPKQEGSGFIRIVNGLSFQLPKGDIACLLGPSGCGKSTVLRAICGFEPVQTGEIKIYGKTVSSPGIRVPPAERKVGMVFQDFALFPHLSVLENVMFGLRTGTTAERETVGMQWLERVALADKASAYPHELSGGQQQRVALARAMAPEPDLILLDEPFSNLDIDLRERLASEMRDILKANGVTALLVTHDQFEAFAIADHIGVMNEGKIIQWDTPYDLYHKPNTRYVAEFIGRGVFIKGKTQDGGAVEIELGQLQLDPGDELSPGKQIDVLLRADDIQHDDESPMQAEVVRKAFRGADFLYTLKLSSGQEVFAFVPSHHNHAIGEKIGIRLGADHVVTFKN, encoded by the coding sequence ATGAATTCCAATCCAGCCCTGATTTCCCTTGAAAACATTGCCATTGAGTTTCCAAAGCAGGAAGGCTCAGGCTTTATTCGAATTGTGAATGGGCTCAGTTTCCAACTTCCCAAAGGGGATATTGCCTGTCTATTGGGCCCCTCCGGCTGTGGCAAATCTACGGTTCTACGCGCCATTTGCGGCTTTGAGCCCGTGCAAACTGGAGAAATCAAGATTTATGGCAAAACGGTGAGCTCACCAGGTATTCGAGTTCCACCAGCAGAGCGCAAAGTGGGGATGGTTTTTCAGGACTTTGCCCTCTTTCCACACCTAAGCGTTCTCGAGAATGTCATGTTTGGACTACGCACGGGTACAACAGCAGAGCGTGAAACTGTTGGGATGCAATGGTTAGAACGCGTAGCACTTGCCGATAAAGCAAGCGCTTATCCTCATGAGCTCTCGGGTGGACAACAACAACGCGTGGCTCTGGCACGTGCAATGGCTCCCGAACCCGATCTCATTTTGCTCGATGAGCCCTTCTCCAACTTGGATATTGATTTGCGTGAACGTCTGGCTAGTGAGATGCGCGACATCCTCAAGGCCAATGGAGTTACCGCTCTTCTAGTCACGCACGATCAATTTGAAGCGTTCGCAATTGCTGATCACATTGGGGTGATGAACGAGGGCAAAATTATTCAGTGGGATACACCTTATGACCTTTATCACAAGCCTAATACACGGTATGTCGCTGAGTTTATCGGTCGCGGGGTATTTATCAAAGGCAAAACCCAAGATGGTGGTGCCGTTGAAATTGAACTCGGTCAGTTACAGTTAGACCCAGGTGACGAACTAAGTCCTGGAAAACAAATTGATGTGCTCTTACGCGCTGACGATATTCAGCATGATGATGAAAGTCCGATGCAAGCTGAGGTTGTACGCAAAGCGTTTCGGGGAGCTGATTTTTTATACACCCTCAAACTTAGCTCAGGTCAAGAGGTATTTGCCTTTGTTCCCAGCCACCATAATCACGCCATTGGTGAAAAGATTGGGATTCGCTTAGGCGCGGATCACGTGGTCACGTTCAAAAACTAA
- a CDS encoding ABC transporter permease: protein MRTSSILLALALSLPILGLILAALLGQPSPTLSDGIVAESTLTHLWNYVLTDYIVTTILLCLGVGIGVFVLGVGNAWLVANYQFPGKAIFEWALILPLAVPAYVMAYLFVDFLQHAGPVQTMLRENLGLSLALPDPRSLGGAIWTFSMCLYPYVYLVARTSFLDRSARFMEVAETLGYTSVQAFMKLVLPMARPAIFTGIALALMEVLADFGAVSYFGLQTFATGIFKAWLSFGDRSAAVHLSLMLLSFVLIVFYWERHNRARQRYALANTNTRPAIPKRLVGSHALYAFLFCALTLFFAFVLPMAVLFDLLSEQGLEADPRYWGWLKNSLSLSAFTAILAVFCALFLAYAARLTQSKTLQGVNRLLTVGYALPGAVLGVGILSLLGLLDIAWLMSVSVGVLVYAYLIRFLSAGLQSIETGLTRITPAMDGTAALLGAKPMEMIWRIHLPLLRRSVLTALLFVFVDVMKELPATLILRPFNLDTLAVATYQLAADERLAELALPALSIVLVGLLPVILLSRAIAQKR from the coding sequence ATGCGCACTAGCTCCATTCTTTTAGCCCTCGCCCTCAGTCTTCCGATTCTAGGGTTGATCTTGGCAGCTTTATTGGGTCAACCTAGCCCCACCCTATCCGATGGGATAGTCGCCGAGAGTACGCTAACCCACCTCTGGAACTACGTGCTGACCGATTACATTGTCACGACGATCTTGTTGTGTTTAGGCGTTGGTATCGGCGTCTTTGTATTGGGCGTTGGTAATGCGTGGCTAGTAGCGAACTATCAATTTCCAGGAAAGGCAATCTTTGAATGGGCCTTGATCCTGCCCCTTGCAGTTCCTGCCTATGTGATGGCGTATTTGTTTGTGGATTTTTTGCAGCACGCAGGGCCTGTGCAAACTATGTTGCGTGAGAATTTAGGTCTTTCATTGGCATTGCCCGATCCGCGTTCTTTGGGAGGTGCGATTTGGACCTTCTCCATGTGTTTATATCCATACGTTTACTTAGTGGCTCGCACCTCTTTTTTAGATCGAAGTGCACGATTTATGGAGGTTGCCGAGACTCTGGGGTACACCAGTGTGCAAGCATTCATGAAGCTAGTATTGCCCATGGCTAGACCCGCAATTTTTACCGGTATTGCGTTGGCACTGATGGAGGTCTTAGCCGATTTTGGAGCAGTATCGTACTTTGGCTTGCAAACCTTTGCGACCGGCATTTTTAAGGCTTGGTTATCGTTTGGGGACCGCAGTGCTGCAGTTCATCTATCCCTCATGCTCTTAAGTTTTGTCCTCATCGTGTTTTATTGGGAGCGTCATAATCGAGCCAGGCAACGCTATGCCCTCGCTAACACGAATACCCGACCTGCGATCCCAAAACGCTTAGTCGGTTCGCATGCGCTCTACGCATTTTTATTCTGCGCCTTAACCCTATTTTTTGCATTTGTTTTGCCAATGGCAGTTTTATTTGATCTTCTAAGCGAGCAGGGGCTAGAGGCTGATCCGCGCTATTGGGGGTGGTTAAAAAATTCCTTAAGCTTATCCGCGTTCACTGCGATATTGGCTGTATTCTGCGCACTCTTTTTGGCGTATGCGGCACGCCTCACTCAAAGCAAAACGTTGCAAGGGGTCAATCGCTTGCTTACGGTTGGCTATGCCTTGCCGGGTGCAGTTTTGGGAGTCGGTATTTTGTCTCTATTGGGTTTATTGGATATTGCTTGGTTGATGTCGGTAAGCGTTGGAGTATTAGTTTACGCCTATCTGATTCGTTTTTTATCTGCAGGCTTGCAAAGTATTGAGACTGGCCTGACCCGTATTACCCCAGCGATGGATGGGACCGCTGCGCTCTTGGGCGCCAAGCCGATGGAGATGATTTGGCGGATTCATCTGCCATTACTAAGACGCAGTGTTTTAACAGCCTTGTTATTTGTGTTTGTTGATGTCATGAAAGAGCTGCCAGCCACCTTAATATTGCGACCATTTAACTTAGATACCTTGGCAGTCGCTACCTATCAATTAGCAGCTGATGAGCGTCTGGCCGAATTAGCCTTACCTGCCTTAAGCATTGTTTTGGTTGGTCTTTTACCGGTGATCTTGCTATCTAGGGCCATTGCTCAGAAACGTTAA
- a CDS encoding extracellular solute-binding protein: MQGIRSGFTSSIKKVSFVLGLGFAISAPLSHAAEPNTVLNLYSARHYQTDESLYANFTKSTGIKINRIEADDNALLERLNSEGAKSPADVILLVDAARLWRAQVNGMFKPIQSKVLDQRIPANLRAKADPDGTTWFGFSTRARIIVYNKDRIKPEDVNTYEKLADPINKGKVCTRSGSHPYMLSLVGALIERDGSAATEKWAKGMVANMARAPKGGDTDQIRAVASGECAVALTNSYYLARLMRSTKPEDIAVVAKVGHIWPNQNAGGVHINISGGGVAKNAPNPQAAVKFLEYLASDAAQIYLADGNNEWPVVTGVKVDNPALKALGPYQVEKVSIAAIGRNQVAAQRILDQAGYR; the protein is encoded by the coding sequence ATGCAAGGAATTCGCTCAGGCTTCACATCTTCAATCAAGAAGGTATCTTTCGTACTTGGTTTGGGTTTTGCAATTAGTGCCCCACTTAGCCATGCGGCTGAGCCTAATACAGTTCTTAATTTGTACTCCGCGCGTCATTATCAAACCGATGAATCGCTCTACGCCAACTTCACAAAAAGTACTGGTATCAAGATTAACCGGATTGAGGCAGACGACAATGCTTTGCTTGAGCGCTTGAATAGCGAAGGTGCCAAAAGCCCAGCCGATGTGATCTTGCTTGTTGACGCAGCACGATTGTGGCGCGCTCAAGTCAATGGAATGTTCAAGCCGATTCAGTCGAAGGTATTGGATCAGCGCATACCTGCCAACCTGCGTGCTAAGGCTGATCCGGATGGAACCACCTGGTTTGGATTTTCAACTCGGGCGCGCATTATTGTGTACAACAAAGATCGTATTAAGCCGGAGGATGTGAACACTTACGAAAAGTTAGCTGATCCAATCAATAAAGGTAAGGTATGCACTCGTTCGGGCTCACACCCCTATATGTTGTCATTGGTGGGTGCTCTGATTGAGCGTGATGGCTCTGCGGCCACTGAAAAGTGGGCCAAAGGCATGGTTGCCAACATGGCGCGCGCACCGAAAGGTGGCGACACCGATCAAATCCGTGCTGTTGCATCGGGTGAGTGTGCTGTTGCTTTAACCAACTCCTACTACTTAGCGCGCCTAATGCGCTCGACCAAGCCTGAGGATATTGCGGTGGTTGCTAAAGTGGGTCATATTTGGCCCAATCAAAATGCCGGTGGTGTGCACATCAATATTTCTGGGGGAGGGGTAGCCAAGAACGCTCCCAATCCGCAAGCAGCCGTTAAGTTTTTAGAGTATCTAGCCAGCGATGCGGCGCAGATCTATCTGGCCGATGGTAATAACGAATGGCCGGTTGTGACGGGCGTAAAAGTCGACAATCCTGCTTTAAAAGCGCTCGGACCTTATCAAGTCGAAAAAGTATCGATCGCTGCCATTGGCCGTAATCAAGTAGCGGCGCAGCGTATCTTGGATCAGGCAGGTTATCGCTAG
- a CDS encoding SDR family oxidoreductase, whose amino-acid sequence MPTNSNSLRVALITGAGTGIGKAAAKALLSDGFSVVLTGRNLERLQKAINDIGGNASNCLAVACDVGKPEEVKSLFSKLKNQFGRIDVLFNNAGMGAPAIPMDELSYEQWMNVVNSNLCGAFLCAQEAMRMMKAQSPQGGRIINNGSISAHAPRPNTAPYTATKHAITGLTKSIALDGRPFNINCGQIDIGNAATEMTERMAAGIMQADGSIKVEPRMDVDHVGQAVLQMAKLPPESNILFMTIMASKMPFVGRG is encoded by the coding sequence ATGCCAACGAACTCAAACTCTCTGCGTGTTGCTCTTATTACCGGTGCCGGAACTGGTATTGGTAAGGCCGCTGCTAAAGCACTGTTATCCGATGGATTCTCGGTCGTGCTTACTGGGCGTAATCTAGAACGTTTGCAAAAAGCAATTAACGATATTGGTGGCAATGCTAGCAATTGCTTAGCGGTGGCGTGTGATGTCGGTAAACCTGAAGAAGTGAAATCATTATTCAGTAAGCTCAAAAATCAATTCGGCCGCATTGATGTACTTTTCAATAACGCGGGGATGGGCGCACCTGCGATCCCGATGGATGAACTCTCCTATGAACAGTGGATGAATGTCGTCAACAGCAATCTTTGTGGCGCCTTCTTATGTGCACAAGAGGCTATGCGGATGATGAAAGCCCAGTCACCACAAGGTGGTCGCATTATTAATAATGGCTCAATTTCAGCCCATGCGCCTAGACCCAATACCGCACCTTACACCGCAACTAAGCATGCAATTACCGGTCTAACCAAATCCATCGCCCTCGATGGCAGGCCATTCAATATTAACTGCGGTCAGATTGATATTGGTAATGCCGCTACTGAAATGACCGAGCGCATGGCCGCCGGAATTATGCAGGCTGACGGCTCGATCAAAGTCGAGCCGCGGATGGATGTTGATCATGTTGGACAGGCTGTTTTACAGATGGCCAAACTGCCGCCCGAAAGCAATATCTTGTTCATGACCATCATGGCAAGCAAGATGCCATTTGTTGGTCGCGGTTAG